The following are encoded in a window of uncultured Ilyobacter sp. genomic DNA:
- a CDS encoding CBS domain-containing protein, giving the protein MELITTHIYADLDALSSMVLAKKLYPKAVIAFPGNVSNNVKKFVTLYQDFLGITKTKEIDFDQVEKLIVVDTSKVSRIGRFKELIGKVPVEIYDHHPESNEDIDGDITRAEYGSNTTHILEIIKNRLGSGVKFEKYELNVALMGLYEDTGNFTYSITTPNDLKAAAFLIKKGGDLKFVHEYTTKGLREDQKDVFIELLEAGETIKFSTERIFITKIYSEEFLGGIDELINKIKDVEECTACFIICGNDEKSNIIARSSSIGVSLEEILEGYQGGGHTSASSVVVKDIPVVDLYEQLKNIILKNVKKGKTTKEIMSTPVKTITMDTRLRDAHKIMTRFGYTGLPVVEDGKLVGIISRRDIDRSMGHGFANAPVKVYMTSKLITASEETSIDDLKQILVENEIGRIPILRGEKLVGIVTRADILRFLYAQKKKMDVKKREVSRAMREQLLDKIPKDLINILKAIEQVAKKRKEKVYMVGGIVRDIILGIPNKDIDIVVEGEGIAFAWDLKNELRGEKIVVHEKFKTAVVIVNSNLKIDVATSRVEYYEYPTSLPSVDYGSIREDMYRRDFTINSLALEIDYQKFGELVDFFNGYRDIQNREIRILHNFSFVEDPTRIIRAFRFASRYNFKIEEETERFLKDAVENGFLKKISWPRVKNEFKIILGDKNPEKALNYLEKYDVLKNIHHNIKLTEKMKKHLEELNSLEEMISKLNLEKWIMAFLILMEDLKSDEIDLIFNKFSFSQDFRKKYEYGIRKRAEILLKLKKADKNSEIYDVLNEISLEVLMLVYLEGKKPVKEKIRKFIFDLSKVKPLVTGTDLIRMGHKPGPEFRKILEDALYRHLDYRGLTKEQLLINIGRIESQTE; this is encoded by the coding sequence ATGGAACTGATTACGACACATATTTATGCAGATTTGGATGCTCTATCATCTATGGTTTTGGCAAAAAAACTCTATCCAAAGGCTGTTATAGCTTTTCCGGGAAATGTGAGTAATAATGTTAAAAAATTTGTGACCCTTTATCAGGATTTTCTTGGAATAACCAAAACAAAGGAGATCGACTTTGATCAGGTAGAAAAACTAATAGTTGTAGATACTTCCAAAGTATCAAGGATAGGAAGGTTCAAAGAGCTTATAGGGAAAGTCCCTGTAGAGATATATGACCACCATCCTGAAAGTAATGAAGACATAGATGGAGATATAACCAGAGCTGAATATGGGTCTAACACAACTCATATTTTGGAGATTATAAAAAATAGGCTAGGAAGCGGAGTGAAGTTTGAAAAATATGAACTCAACGTGGCTTTAATGGGACTCTACGAGGATACGGGAAACTTCACCTACTCTATAACCACCCCTAACGATCTAAAAGCTGCTGCTTTTTTGATAAAAAAAGGCGGGGATCTAAAATTTGTCCACGAGTATACCACCAAGGGACTTAGAGAAGATCAAAAAGATGTGTTCATAGAGCTTCTCGAAGCTGGGGAGACCATAAAATTTTCCACAGAGAGAATATTTATTACAAAGATATACTCAGAAGAATTCCTTGGAGGAATAGATGAACTCATAAATAAAATAAAGGATGTAGAGGAGTGTACTGCATGTTTTATAATATGCGGGAATGATGAAAAATCTAATATAATAGCTAGAAGTTCTAGTATAGGGGTTTCGTTAGAGGAAATACTAGAAGGTTATCAAGGGGGAGGACACACCAGTGCATCCTCTGTGGTAGTCAAAGATATACCGGTGGTTGATCTCTATGAACAATTAAAAAATATTATACTGAAAAACGTAAAAAAAGGGAAAACCACAAAAGAGATAATGTCTACACCTGTTAAGACTATTACCATGGATACAAGATTGAGAGATGCACATAAAATAATGACTAGATTCGGCTATACAGGTCTTCCTGTGGTAGAAGATGGAAAGCTAGTGGGAATAATATCAAGACGGGATATTGACCGTTCAATGGGGCATGGTTTTGCCAATGCACCTGTCAAGGTATATATGACCTCTAAACTTATAACTGCTTCTGAAGAAACTTCCATCGACGATCTGAAACAGATATTGGTAGAGAATGAGATAGGCAGGATTCCCATATTGAGAGGGGAGAAACTGGTTGGGATAGTGACAAGAGCTGATATCTTAAGATTTCTTTACGCTCAGAAAAAAAAAATGGACGTCAAAAAGAGAGAGGTCTCTAGAGCTATGAGGGAACAGCTTTTGGATAAGATTCCAAAGGATCTTATAAATATTCTGAAAGCCATAGAGCAGGTAGCGAAAAAAAGAAAAGAAAAGGTTTATATGGTAGGGGGGATAGTAAGAGATATAATACTTGGTATTCCAAATAAGGATATAGATATAGTTGTGGAGGGAGAGGGGATAGCCTTTGCCTGGGATTTGAAAAATGAACTCAGAGGGGAAAAAATAGTTGTCCATGAAAAATTTAAAACCGCTGTAGTTATAGTAAACAGTAACTTAAAAATAGATGTAGCTACATCTAGAGTAGAATATTATGAATACCCCACATCACTTCCCAGCGTCGATTATGGAAGTATAAGGGAGGACATGTACAGGAGAGATTTTACCATAAATTCTCTGGCCCTGGAGATAGATTATCAGAAATTCGGAGAACTTGTGGATTTTTTTAATGGATATAGAGATATTCAAAACAGAGAGATCAGAATACTTCATAATTTTAGCTTTGTAGAGGACCCTACAAGAATAATAAGAGCCTTTAGATTTGCTAGCAGATACAATTTTAAAATCGAAGAGGAAACAGAAAGATTCCTAAAAGATGCCGTGGAAAATGGTTTTCTTAAAAAAATATCATGGCCAAGGGTAAAAAATGAGTTTAAAATAATATTGGGAGACAAAAATCCAGAGAAAGCTTTGAACTATCTCGAGAAATACGATGTTTTGAAAAATATCCATCACAATATAAAGCTTACTGAAAAGATGAAGAAGCATTTAGAAGAACTTAATTCTTTAGAGGAAATGATATCTAAATTGAATTTAGAGAAGTGGATCATGGCTTTTCTGATTCTCATGGAAGATTTGAAGAGCGATGAGATAGATTTGATATTTAATAAATTTAGTTTTTCTCAGGACTTTAGAAAGAAGTATGAGTACGGAATAAGAAAAAGAGCAGAAATCCTTTTGAAATTAAAAAAAGCTGATAAAAATTCTGAGATTTATGATGTCTTAAATGAGATAAGTCTTGAAGTACTTATGCTGGTGTATTTGGAAGGGAAAAAACCTGTGAAGGAAAAAATAAGAAAATTCATATTTGATCTTTCTAAAGTAAAGCCTCTGGTTACAGGAACTGACCTTATCAGAATGGGACACAAACCAGGTCCAGAATTTAGAAAAATTCTTGAAGATGCACTATACAGGCACCTTGACTATAGAGGGCTTACAAAGGAACAGTTATTGATAAATATAGGAAGAATAGAAAGTCAGACAGAATAA
- a CDS encoding patatin-like phospholipase family protein: MLKKIILLISFVFSIAVQADEKIYYEDMKIKQLEEEIESIQNKIDRLKRSKELKISKAKDEKRPKIGLVLSGGGAKGFAHIGVLKVLEENNIKVDYITGTSMGAVIGALYSVGYSPAEIEDVMIETDWDGILKDVPDRLDVPLEDKIGKAKYPASIAFDKELNIYFPRGLKQGQKIYLRLKELLWDVGGIENFDELPIPMRVIATDLDSGKAKSFSRGDLPKIISASIAIPTIFGPVEIDGRNYVDGLVTRNFPVEDIVKMGADIIIGVDVGTNIKEKKEYNILTVLDQVLAIQSAGSTPDQKSMVNYIIEPDISNFKTTDFEKVDEIIKVGEKEARSKIKFMKDVDRTENILEKRVVLKSKKSDVLYLENIYLDGNVNVTREIIDGNLGKEVPGEVSKADLENMILNLYALPYIEKAYYKIKGKDLYIETVEKPTNYLRLGMNYNSEYGTTIALGTDMLSTGKTGRKTVFDFKFGDYFGVNAKNYTYYGIEDKIGFILHMGYNEKPFFLYSGDEKRSELVNKTFEFTGALATQFENQFLISYGFSQKFSKLEQDIGLRVDESLEYDENYGNIFLQIILDNLDNKMYPSKGIKSDFQYTWGGDFGTENVDFYGPAYLLEGYFPFTKRLSLLSSIAGGSIKGEGVLSDEHFKLGGTRSDISNKEFAFFGYNSQRKLVEEFAIAQLGLQYRFYSNLYIIGKWNITTYTGSSIQAEENKKIWDNRVRGYGVTFGIDSPFGPLELSLMEDSDTDNILTQFNIGYIF; encoded by the coding sequence ATGTTAAAAAAAATTATTTTGTTGATATCTTTTGTTTTTTCAATAGCCGTTCAGGCAGATGAAAAAATCTATTATGAGGATATGAAAATAAAACAGTTAGAAGAAGAAATAGAGAGTATTCAAAATAAGATTGATAGGCTTAAAAGATCTAAAGAACTGAAAATATCTAAAGCAAAAGATGAGAAAAGGCCTAAGATAGGACTTGTTTTGAGCGGAGGGGGAGCTAAGGGATTTGCTCATATAGGGGTTCTGAAAGTTCTCGAAGAAAATAATATAAAGGTAGACTATATCACAGGAACTAGCATGGGAGCAGTTATAGGAGCCCTTTATTCTGTGGGATATTCTCCAGCAGAGATAGAAGATGTAATGATAGAGACAGACTGGGATGGAATATTGAAAGATGTTCCAGACAGACTTGATGTCCCCCTAGAAGATAAAATCGGAAAGGCAAAATATCCGGCTTCTATAGCTTTTGATAAGGAGCTTAATATTTATTTTCCAAGAGGTCTGAAGCAGGGACAGAAGATATATTTGAGACTTAAAGAACTTTTGTGGGATGTAGGGGGCATAGAAAATTTTGATGAGCTTCCCATACCGATGAGGGTAATAGCTACTGACCTAGATAGTGGTAAAGCTAAATCTTTTTCAAGGGGAGATCTTCCAAAAATAATAAGTGCCAGTATAGCTATTCCAACTATTTTTGGACCTGTAGAGATAGATGGGAGAAATTATGTAGATGGTCTTGTGACAAGAAATTTCCCTGTAGAAGATATTGTAAAAATGGGAGCTGATATTATTATAGGAGTAGACGTAGGAACAAACATAAAAGAAAAAAAAGAATATAATATACTGACAGTTTTAGACCAGGTTCTTGCTATACAGAGCGCAGGATCTACACCAGATCAAAAATCCATGGTGAATTATATAATAGAACCTGATATTTCAAATTTTAAGACAACAGATTTTGAAAAAGTAGATGAGATAATAAAGGTAGGCGAAAAAGAGGCGAGATCCAAAATAAAATTTATGAAGGACGTTGACAGAACGGAGAATATTTTAGAAAAGAGAGTAGTTTTAAAATCCAAAAAATCAGATGTTTTGTACTTGGAGAACATATATTTAGATGGAAATGTAAATGTAACCAGAGAGATTATAGACGGAAATCTGGGAAAAGAGGTTCCAGGAGAGGTAAGCAAGGCAGATCTAGAAAATATGATACTGAATCTTTACGCACTTCCATATATAGAGAAAGCTTATTACAAAATAAAAGGAAAGGATCTCTATATAGAAACAGTGGAAAAACCAACAAATTATCTGAGACTTGGTATGAATTATAATAGTGAATATGGTACGACCATAGCATTGGGGACAGATATGCTTTCTACAGGTAAAACCGGACGTAAAACTGTTTTTGATTTTAAATTTGGAGATTATTTTGGTGTGAATGCAAAAAATTATACCTATTATGGAATTGAAGATAAAATAGGCTTTATACTTCACATGGGATATAATGAAAAGCCTTTTTTTCTTTACAGTGGAGACGAAAAAAGAAGCGAATTAGTAAACAAAACTTTTGAATTTACAGGTGCATTGGCAACTCAGTTTGAAAATCAGTTTCTTATATCCTATGGATTTTCACAAAAATTCAGTAAACTAGAACAGGATATCGGTCTAAGGGTAGATGAAAGTCTTGAATATGATGAAAATTATGGGAATATTTTCTTACAAATTATTTTAGACAATTTGGACAATAAGATGTACCCTAGCAAAGGAATAAAGAGCGACTTCCAGTATACTTGGGGTGGTGACTTTGGAACTGAAAATGTAGATTTTTACGGACCTGCTTATCTTTTAGAAGGGTATTTTCCATTTACTAAAAGACTTTCATTGTTATCATCTATAGCTGGAGGGAGCATAAAAGGTGAAGGGGTCCTTTCAGATGAACACTTCAAGCTAGGAGGGACAAGAAGTGATATATCCAATAAAGAATTTGCTTTTTTTGGATATAATTCCCAGAGAAAACTGGTTGAGGAATTTGCCATAGCCCAGCTTGGATTACAGTATAGATTCTATTCAAATCTCTATATAATTGGTAAATGGAATATAACTACATACACAGGATCCTCTATTCAGGCAGAAGAAAATAAAAAAATATGGGATAATAGGGTGAGAGGTTATGGTGTTACCTTTGGGATAGATAGTCCATTTGGACCTCTAGAATTAAGCTTGATGGAAGACAGTGATACGGACAATATTTTGACACAGTTCAATATAGGGTATATTTTTTAG
- a CDS encoding BglG family transcription antiterminator: MLNKRCLDIIKHLIDHENQISIRELADIYEISERSIRYDIDNINYFLKKNRFNQLNKISKGVYEIEETKENLTTVIELLNASFYSFSKHERKEYIKAVCLFSEDIIKLHEISETLSVSLSTIKLDLKEIKAFLIEKKLNLKFFSKIGLVLEGDEEKLRKVQLKFLLDYLEFYKDKLITKNSLEETLGYKMIMEELISYFEEFPIRDIRIFIKRIEKHLETVISDEAYKVLEFYLMITLKRLEKNLTITQREENENFLKKTKEYNILLKELKHFEENFRVEFNDSEILLLTELFLGSHSYNFKSSFYEKWIEIEISVNEIIKEVSQNIGIDLSNDKILLDGLLNHIKPAIYRIKNDIVLENEISNEAKFLYEELFENVRAVSNKHLRPYMNKSVPEEEVAFLTIHFKIAIDRKTNISKETKNVLLVCGFGYGSSKLLSQKLLERYDVNILDVLPYHKFLEIENYDDIDLIISTLDVDENIKYPFPIIKVHPIFSKNDRIKLEEYGLTEVRKKISLVKLMEIIKNECTIKDEDKLADNLKDFFSSKLFDDRDKFKKKNLSNLLSEKNIKLNSKAKNWQDAIKIAGNLLVENRSVTNDYLEDMIEAVNKNGSYMVVAEVIALPHARVTKSVLKTDMSLIRLTDPVVFPGNKSVKIIFPFSSVDQNEHIEALSELVTLIEDYDLIKIIERASNPKQLMEFISDYKI, translated from the coding sequence GTGCTTAATAAACGTTGTTTAGATATAATTAAACATTTAATCGACCACGAAAACCAGATATCTATAAGAGAGTTGGCCGATATTTACGAAATAAGTGAAAGAAGCATCAGATATGATATTGATAATATCAACTATTTTTTGAAAAAAAATAGATTCAACCAACTAAATAAAATATCAAAGGGAGTCTACGAAATTGAAGAAACCAAGGAAAATCTAACAACTGTAATAGAACTTCTGAATGCCAGCTTTTACAGTTTTTCAAAACATGAAAGAAAAGAATATATAAAGGCAGTATGTCTTTTTTCAGAAGATATCATAAAACTTCATGAGATATCAGAGACCCTCTCTGTAAGCTTAAGCACTATAAAACTTGACCTAAAAGAGATCAAGGCTTTTTTAATTGAAAAAAAGTTAAATCTTAAGTTTTTTTCAAAAATTGGATTGGTTTTAGAAGGTGATGAAGAAAAACTGAGAAAGGTTCAACTAAAATTTCTTCTAGATTACCTTGAATTTTACAAGGATAAACTTATAACTAAAAATAGTCTCGAAGAGACCTTAGGATACAAAATGATCATGGAGGAACTGATCTCATACTTTGAAGAGTTTCCCATAAGAGATATTAGAATTTTTATAAAAAGAATCGAAAAACATTTAGAAACAGTTATCTCAGATGAAGCGTATAAGGTTTTAGAGTTTTATCTGATGATCACACTAAAAAGACTAGAGAAAAATTTGACTATAACTCAGAGAGAAGAAAACGAGAATTTTCTCAAAAAAACAAAAGAATACAACATACTTTTAAAAGAGTTAAAACATTTTGAAGAAAATTTCAGAGTAGAGTTTAACGACTCAGAAATTCTGTTGCTGACAGAGCTTTTCTTGGGAAGCCACTCTTATAATTTCAAATCCTCCTTCTACGAAAAGTGGATTGAAATAGAGATTTCAGTTAATGAAATTATAAAAGAAGTGAGCCAAAATATAGGGATTGACCTTTCTAACGATAAAATACTTCTAGATGGTCTCTTAAATCATATAAAACCTGCAATTTATAGAATAAAAAATGATATTGTCTTAGAAAATGAAATCTCCAATGAAGCAAAGTTTTTGTATGAAGAGCTCTTTGAAAATGTTAGGGCCGTTAGCAACAAACATCTGCGTCCATACATGAACAAATCAGTTCCTGAAGAAGAAGTGGCATTCTTGACAATACACTTTAAAATTGCAATAGACCGTAAAACAAATATTAGTAAAGAAACAAAAAATGTTTTGCTTGTGTGTGGCTTCGGTTATGGTAGCTCAAAACTTCTGTCTCAAAAATTACTAGAAAGATATGATGTAAATATTTTAGATGTTCTTCCATATCACAAATTTTTAGAAATAGAAAATTATGATGATATAGACCTCATAATTTCAACCCTTGATGTAGATGAAAATATCAAGTATCCCTTTCCTATTATAAAAGTACATCCTATCTTTTCAAAAAATGACAGGATAAAGCTTGAAGAATATGGCCTAACTGAAGTCAGAAAAAAAATATCCCTGGTAAAACTTATGGAAATAATAAAAAATGAATGCACCATAAAAGATGAAGATAAGCTAGCTGACAATCTCAAAGATTTCTTTAGTTCAAAACTTTTTGACGATAGAGATAAATTCAAGAAAAAAAATCTCTCTAATCTTTTGTCAGAAAAAAATATTAAACTGAACTCCAAAGCCAAAAATTGGCAGGATGCTATAAAAATAGCAGGAAATTTATTGGTGGAAAACAGGTCTGTCACCAATGATTATCTTGAGGATATGATTGAAGCTGTAAATAAAAACGGTAGTTACATGGTGGTCGCAGAGGTGATAGCGCTCCCTCATGCCAGGGTAACAAAGTCAGTTTTAAAAACAGATATGAGCTTAATAAGATTGACAGATCCAGTTGTTTTTCCTGGAAATAAGAGTGTCAAAATAATCTTTCCATTTTCAAGTGTAGATCAAAATGAACACATTGAAGCCCTTTCGGAATTAGTTACTCTCATAGAGGACTACGATCTTATAAAGATCATTGAAAGAGCAAGTAATCCTAAACAGTTGATGGAGTTTATCTCTGACTACAAAATATAA
- a CDS encoding PTS sugar transporter subunit IIA, translating to MKLKLKKVPEFLSHIIVENIPLFIVMGILNLFNLGDFKLFLYSVIMPLIIAYTAGSIIEKKYGGITAAVTMGGVLSTYKVITLLEPIFIGALAGFIINRYHNFLKKYKLPGFEMLLNNLGVAFIGLGLIIIISKLLPIYEGFQTVFHENIISKIFKTGYLPLYSMIIEPAKVLFMNNFINHGIFSVLGLSELSEKGKSIFFLLETNPGPGLGLLLAYFFTKREKEKKKETLSNMFIQSIGGIHEVYFPYVLRNFRLILPLILGGMAGVFMFSAFDSGLMGIASPGSLLLILVLSPIEDRLPLLLAVAVSTSVTFLLAHIMLRQEDKGKRKIETTPSKAVVPANEIAFVRDKKYKNIFIVCDAGMGSSAMGATFLRRKLEKAGLTDINAVNCSIDKIKSENPDIIIVHRQLLERVKKEVVNVDIVLVDDFLDPNPYDIIIEKINNNNTEDPTVKDVKILERSSIQLGMKRVSKEEALVKIGESMIQKGYVDTPYIESILEREKLSNTYLDNGIAIPHGTFEGKTYIKRTGLVIHQYPYGIDFENGNTAYVLIGIAALGDEHIEIISKLADIIEDERLAETLTTAIEVEEIYKILYLEDDRA from the coding sequence ATGAAACTTAAATTAAAAAAAGTCCCCGAATTTTTAAGCCACATAATTGTAGAAAATATACCTCTTTTTATAGTTATGGGGATACTTAATTTATTTAATTTGGGAGATTTCAAATTATTTTTATACAGCGTTATTATGCCCCTCATCATTGCCTATACGGCTGGTTCTATTATTGAAAAAAAATATGGTGGTATAACTGCCGCAGTAACAATGGGCGGAGTCTTATCAACTTACAAAGTGATTACCCTTTTAGAACCTATTTTTATAGGTGCTTTAGCTGGATTTATTATCAACAGATACCACAATTTTTTAAAAAAATATAAACTTCCGGGTTTTGAAATGCTTCTGAATAATCTTGGGGTTGCATTTATAGGCTTAGGGCTCATAATCATAATAAGTAAACTGCTTCCAATTTATGAGGGATTCCAAACTGTATTTCATGAAAATATAATTTCCAAAATTTTTAAAACTGGATATCTACCTCTATATTCTATGATCATAGAGCCTGCAAAGGTCCTTTTTATGAATAATTTCATTAATCATGGTATTTTTTCGGTGCTTGGCCTTTCAGAACTAAGTGAAAAAGGAAAATCTATTTTTTTCCTACTAGAGACAAATCCCGGACCTGGTCTGGGTTTACTTTTAGCCTATTTCTTCACAAAAAGAGAAAAAGAGAAGAAAAAGGAGACCTTGTCCAATATGTTTATACAATCTATAGGGGGTATACATGAGGTATACTTCCCATATGTCCTCAGAAATTTCAGATTAATTTTACCTTTGATTTTAGGCGGGATGGCCGGCGTATTTATGTTTTCTGCCTTTGACTCAGGTCTCATGGGAATAGCCTCTCCCGGTAGCCTGCTTCTGATCCTGGTACTGTCGCCTATCGAGGATAGACTTCCACTTTTACTGGCCGTTGCAGTCTCTACATCTGTGACTTTTCTTTTGGCCCATATTATGCTGAGACAGGAGGATAAAGGCAAAAGGAAAATAGAAACAACTCCATCAAAAGCAGTTGTACCTGCAAATGAAATTGCTTTTGTTCGAGACAAAAAGTATAAAAATATCTTTATTGTCTGTGATGCAGGAATGGGTTCTAGTGCTATGGGTGCTACATTTTTACGGCGTAAACTAGAAAAAGCAGGATTGACAGATATCAATGCAGTAAATTGTTCCATAGATAAGATAAAATCAGAAAATCCAGATATAATTATCGTTCACAGGCAACTATTAGAAAGGGTAAAAAAAGAAGTAGTTAATGTAGATATCGTTCTGGTAGACGATTTTCTCGATCCAAACCCCTATGATATTATTATTGAAAAAATCAATAATAATAATACTGAGGACCCCACAGTAAAAGATGTTAAAATACTAGAACGTTCAAGCATACAATTGGGGATGAAAAGAGTCAGCAAAGAGGAAGCTCTTGTAAAAATTGGAGAGTCCATGATTCAAAAAGGATATGTAGACACTCCATACATAGAGAGCATTCTTGAAAGGGAAAAACTTTCAAATACATACCTTGATAATGGTATTGCAATTCCCCACGGTACCTTTGAGGGAAAAACCTATATAAAAAGAACAGGGCTTGTTATACATCAATATCCTTATGGAATTGATTTTGAAAATGGAAATACCGCCTATGTTCTCATAGGAATTGCTGCCTTAGGAGATGAACATATCGAAATAATTTCAAAACTTGCTGATATTATTGAGGACGAAAGGCTTGCTGAGACTCTTACTACGGCTATAGAGGTTGAAGAAATTTACAAAATACTGTATTTGGAGGATGACCGTGCTTAA
- the glmS gene encoding glutamine--fructose-6-phosphate transaminase (isomerizing): MCGIVGYVGDRNATSVILDGLSRLEYRGYDSAGIAVSSGDKLIVKKKQGRLKVLQDYIEQNPIEGHVAIGHTRWATHGKPSDENSHPHSNATESISVVHNGIIENYIDIKKELIEKGYGFLSDTDTEVLAHLLDLYCEEDFFATIQKVLKKVKGSYGLGILNTRYPDTVFCARKDSPLVIGLGKDENFIASDVPALLKYTKDVYFLENGEIGVIKKDSVDIFDMDKNKIKKEKVTIEWSLEQATKAGYPHFMLKEINEQPEGIRETIKRRVDENNLIHFDDINLGKEELEAIKDIYIIACGTAYNAGLQGKFALQKIAKIKADADIASEFRYSDPFMDETTLVILVSQSGETLDTLAALREAKSKGAKTLAITNVIGSSIAREADNVIYTWAGPEIAVASTKAYTTQVTVFYMLSLYIAKLKEVISDEEYTRILRGLVEIPEKIEKIIAQEDKIKAIAKKIKDCTQGFYLGRGLDYSVATEASLKMKEVAYMHTEAFASGELKHGTIALIEDDIPVIAITTQSDLFEKSISNIKEVKARGAYVISVTQENNRVVEEISDEVIYIPESDDLIAGITAIVPLQLLAYHVSAMRGIDVDKPRNLAKSVTVE; encoded by the coding sequence ATGTGCGGAATTGTAGGTTATGTAGGAGACAGAAATGCCACTAGTGTTATTTTAGACGGTCTAAGCAGACTAGAGTATAGAGGGTATGACTCAGCAGGTATTGCTGTCAGCTCTGGGGACAAGCTAATTGTAAAAAAGAAGCAGGGAAGGCTGAAAGTTTTACAAGATTATATTGAGCAAAATCCTATAGAGGGACATGTGGCTATAGGTCATACAAGATGGGCTACTCATGGGAAGCCATCAGATGAAAATTCTCACCCTCATTCAAATGCTACTGAAAGTATCTCAGTAGTTCACAACGGTATAATAGAGAACTATATCGACATAAAAAAAGAGCTGATCGAAAAGGGATATGGATTTCTTTCTGATACAGATACAGAGGTATTAGCACATCTTCTAGATTTATATTGTGAAGAGGACTTTTTTGCAACTATTCAGAAGGTTTTGAAAAAAGTAAAAGGATCTTACGGTCTAGGAATACTAAATACAAGATATCCTGATACTGTATTTTGTGCCAGAAAGGACAGTCCTCTTGTAATAGGTCTTGGAAAAGATGAGAACTTCATAGCTTCAGATGTTCCTGCTCTTTTAAAATATACCAAAGATGTATATTTCCTTGAAAACGGAGAGATAGGTGTCATAAAAAAAGACTCTGTAGATATATTTGATATGGATAAAAATAAGATAAAAAAAGAAAAGGTTACAATCGAATGGTCTTTAGAACAGGCGACTAAAGCAGGATATCCTCACTTTATGCTAAAAGAGATAAACGAGCAGCCAGAGGGGATCAGAGAGACAATTAAGAGAAGAGTGGATGAAAATAACCTTATCCATTTTGATGATATCAACCTTGGGAAGGAAGAACTTGAGGCTATAAAAGATATTTATATCATCGCATGTGGTACTGCTTATAATGCAGGACTTCAGGGGAAATTTGCACTTCAGAAAATTGCCAAAATAAAGGCAGATGCCGATATAGCTTCAGAATTTAGATATTCAGATCCTTTTATGGATGAAACAACTCTTGTGATATTAGTGAGTCAGTCTGGTGAGACTCTAGATACATTAGCAGCTCTCCGTGAGGCTAAGTCAAAAGGGGCAAAGACCTTAGCGATAACTAATGTTATCGGATCATCAATAGCTAGAGAGGCAGACAATGTAATCTATACATGGGCTGGACCTGAAATAGCTGTTGCTTCTACAAAAGCGTATACAACTCAAGTTACAGTTTTTTACATGTTATCTCTTTATATTGCAAAGCTTAAAGAGGTAATCTCTGATGAAGAGTATACAAGAATCTTAAGGGGGCTTGTTGAAATTCCTGAAAAAATTGAAAAAATAATTGCTCAAGAAGACAAGATAAAGGCAATAGCCAAAAAAATAAAAGATTGTACTCAAGGTTTCTACCTGGGAAGAGGACTTGACTACAGTGTGGCCACGGAAGCTTCTCTTAAGATGAAGGAAGTTGCCTACATGCATACAGAGGCATTTGCTTCTGGAGAGTTGAAGCATGGTACGATTGCCCTTATAGAGGATGATATCCCTGTAATTGCCATAACTACGCAATCTGATCTTTTTGAAAAGTCTATATCTAACATAAAAGAGGTAAAAGCCAGAGGTGCCTATGTAATATCTGTTACTCAAGAAAATAACAGAGTAGTAGAGGAGATTTCTGATGAGGTTATCTATATCCCTGAATCAGATGATCTTATTGCTGGAATAACTGCAATTGTTCCTTTACAACTTCTTGCCTATCATGTATCAGCAATGAGAGGAATCGATGTTGATAAGCCGAGAAACCTAGCAAAATCAGTTACAGTTGAATAG